A section of the Subtercola frigoramans genome encodes:
- a CDS encoding inositol monophosphatase family protein — MTLADPNAELLAIARRIAVEAGTLAARRRQEGVQVAASKSSLEDVVTFADREVEAFIRSCLADARPNDGFLGEESTESASVGTSGLTWVVDPIDGTVNYLYGIPAYNISIGVVEGEPDPVTWHALAGCVVNPAAGEVYTATNARGAFLGTTPLAVNPPVDLSQALVGTGFSYSAETRVKQGIVLGELIGQVRDIRRIGAAALDLCAVAAGRLDAYYERGLNPWDHAAGALVAREAGAVVTGFNGTPAAREFTLAAEPALAAQLEPIIRALFAKAGL, encoded by the coding sequence ATGACGCTCGCTGACCCGAACGCAGAGCTGCTCGCCATCGCGCGCCGAATCGCCGTCGAAGCGGGCACCTTGGCGGCCCGCCGTCGCCAGGAGGGCGTGCAGGTTGCGGCGAGCAAGTCGTCACTCGAAGACGTGGTGACGTTCGCTGACCGCGAAGTCGAGGCGTTCATCCGCAGCTGCCTTGCCGATGCGCGCCCGAACGACGGGTTCCTCGGCGAAGAATCGACGGAGTCGGCGTCGGTGGGCACCTCCGGCCTCACCTGGGTCGTCGACCCGATCGACGGCACGGTCAACTACCTCTACGGCATCCCGGCCTACAACATCAGCATCGGCGTAGTCGAGGGTGAACCCGACCCTGTGACCTGGCATGCGCTTGCGGGCTGCGTCGTGAACCCTGCTGCTGGCGAGGTGTACACGGCGACGAATGCCCGGGGGGCCTTTCTCGGCACGACCCCGCTCGCGGTCAACCCTCCCGTCGACCTCTCGCAGGCGCTCGTCGGCACGGGCTTCTCCTACAGCGCGGAGACGCGCGTGAAGCAAGGGATCGTGCTCGGGGAGCTGATCGGCCAGGTGCGTGACATCCGGCGAATCGGCGCTGCTGCCCTCGACCTGTGCGCGGTCGCCGCAGGCCGGCTCGACGCCTACTATGAGCGCGGCTTGAACCCGTGGGACCACGCGGCTGGAGCGCTGGTGGCGCGTGAGGCGGGTGCGGTTGTGACGGGGTTCAACGGCACGCCGGCCGCACGGGAGTTCACGCTGGCTGCGGAACCTGCGTTGGCCGCCCAGCTCGAGCCGATCATCCGCGCCCTGTTCGCGAAGGCCGGTCTCTGA
- a CDS encoding glycoside hydrolase family 13 protein: protein MTTDLTPDIGDPNETLTFAGLDRKTAVTTGSEWWRSAVIYQIYPRSFADSDGDGIGDLAGITSRLPALLELGIDAIWLSPFFTSPQHDAGYDVANYCDVDPLFGTLADFDTLLAESHALGIKVIVDLVPNHTSWDHEWFKAAIASPEGSPERDRYVFRDGLGPNGDIAPNNWESVFGGPMWSRITNPDGTPGQWYLHIFDISQPDLNWENEWVRAQFRDILRFWLDRGADGFRVDVAHGLIKEEGLPDYTPSAEAGSMGGGAVPLTPEIADPIDAPTPPYWAQEGVHEIYRDWNKVLGEYDGERVLCAEAWVEPLHKLAHWVRDDEMHQAFNFTYLSANWSAEELRIVIDTSIAAFATVGAPSTWVLSNHDVVRHATRLALAPGHLQGDGIGPKSVGIPDPADGLRKARAATAVMLSLPGSAYIYQGEELGLPEAIDLPDEARQDPTWFRTNGERYGRDGCRVPIPWEANTPSYGFGPADASWLPQPAGWDGYARDQQSGVAGSTLELYKLALSLRAESKLGMGAVAWITDLGFGDDVLAFRNGDITVISNTGAMPVELPVEVLGELLLASDPVDEAVLPADTTVWLRALEL, encoded by the coding sequence ATGACAACCGATCTGACTCCCGACATCGGCGACCCCAACGAAACGCTGACTTTCGCCGGCCTCGACCGCAAAACAGCGGTGACCACCGGCAGCGAATGGTGGCGTTCCGCGGTGATCTACCAGATCTATCCGCGCTCGTTCGCCGACTCCGACGGCGACGGCATCGGCGACCTGGCGGGCATCACGAGCCGGCTTCCGGCCCTTCTCGAGCTCGGCATCGACGCCATCTGGCTGTCACCCTTCTTCACGTCGCCCCAGCATGACGCGGGCTACGACGTGGCGAACTACTGCGATGTCGACCCTCTGTTCGGCACACTCGCCGACTTCGACACACTCCTGGCTGAGAGCCACGCACTCGGCATCAAGGTGATCGTCGACCTGGTTCCGAACCACACCTCCTGGGACCACGAATGGTTCAAAGCCGCAATCGCCAGCCCCGAGGGCAGTCCTGAGCGCGATCGCTATGTCTTTCGCGACGGGCTCGGCCCGAACGGCGACATCGCACCCAACAACTGGGAGTCGGTCTTCGGCGGCCCGATGTGGTCGCGCATCACCAATCCTGACGGCACGCCCGGCCAGTGGTACCTGCACATCTTCGACATCAGCCAGCCCGACCTCAACTGGGAGAACGAGTGGGTGCGGGCACAGTTCCGCGACATCCTGCGGTTCTGGCTCGACCGGGGCGCAGACGGCTTCAGAGTGGATGTTGCGCACGGGCTCATCAAAGAAGAAGGTCTGCCCGACTACACGCCTTCTGCCGAGGCCGGGAGCATGGGTGGCGGTGCCGTTCCCCTGACTCCGGAGATCGCCGACCCGATCGACGCACCAACACCTCCCTACTGGGCACAGGAGGGGGTCCACGAGATCTACCGCGACTGGAACAAGGTGCTGGGCGAGTACGACGGCGAACGCGTGCTGTGCGCTGAAGCGTGGGTCGAGCCCCTGCACAAGCTCGCGCACTGGGTACGCGACGACGAGATGCACCAGGCCTTCAACTTCACCTACCTCTCGGCGAACTGGTCGGCCGAAGAACTGCGGATCGTGATCGACACATCGATCGCCGCGTTCGCCACCGTCGGCGCACCGAGCACCTGGGTGCTCTCGAACCACGACGTCGTTCGGCACGCCACTCGCCTCGCGCTGGCTCCCGGGCACCTGCAGGGCGACGGCATCGGACCGAAGTCGGTGGGCATCCCCGACCCGGCCGACGGGCTGCGCAAAGCCAGGGCAGCCACCGCTGTAATGCTCTCCCTGCCCGGCAGCGCCTATATTTACCAGGGCGAAGAACTCGGCCTGCCTGAAGCCATCGACCTGCCCGACGAGGCCCGGCAGGACCCGACATGGTTCCGCACGAACGGCGAGCGTTACGGCCGCGACGGCTGCCGCGTACCCATCCCGTGGGAGGCGAACACCCCGAGCTACGGCTTCGGGCCAGCAGACGCGAGCTGGCTGCCCCAGCCGGCCGGCTGGGACGGCTACGCCCGTGACCAGCAGTCGGGAGTCGCCGGTTCGACGCTCGAGCTGTACAAGCTCGCGCTCTCTCTGCGCGCCGAGAGCAAGCTCGGCATGGGTGCCGTCGCGTGGATCACCGACCTCGGCTTCGGAGACGACGTTCTGGCCTTCCGCAACGGCGACATCACCGTGATCTCGAACACCGGTGCGATGCCTGTCGAGCTTCCGGTCGAGGTTCTCGGCGAACTCCTGCTCGCCAGCGACCCCGTCGACGAGGCCGTTCTGCCCGCCGACACGACGGTCTGGCTGCGCGCGCTGGAGCTATAA
- a CDS encoding HepT-like ribonuclease domain-containing protein, with protein MSSWRRLCGIPTSPLLRLRARRTCIRPESAALLWDVRNAAARIAEFIAGLDSDAYAQDELRRSAIDRQLGIIGEALRSLRSADPETAQLTPKVYRIIGLRNVLAHGYTTIDDSIVWGAASQRVPDLIAMVEELVKPGLNGSAV; from the coding sequence ATCTCGTCATGGAGAAGGCTGTGCGGAATCCCTACTTCGCCGCTTCTGCGGCTTCGAGCGCGCAGGACGTGTATCCGGCCTGAGTCTGCCGCGCTCCTCTGGGATGTTCGCAACGCGGCCGCCCGCATTGCTGAGTTCATAGCGGGACTCGACTCCGATGCCTACGCACAGGATGAACTTCGACGTTCTGCAATTGATCGACAGCTCGGGATCATCGGCGAGGCACTGAGAAGCCTGCGTAGCGCTGACCCGGAAACGGCGCAGCTGACACCCAAAGTGTACCGCATCATCGGATTGCGGAACGTGTTGGCACACGGCTACACAACCATCGACGACTCGATCGTTTGGGGTGCCGCATCGCAGCGTGTGCCCGACCTGATTGCCATGGTCGAAGAATTAGTGAAACCTGGCCTCAATGGGTCGGCGGTCTAA
- the aroQ gene encoding type II 3-dehydroquinate dehydratase, whose product MTPTSPTAPAPRILLLNGPNLNMLGTREPLIYGTQTLADVERLVTSSAHEFGYEVDALQSNHEGELIDALHRARTTHVGVLLNAGGLTHTSVSLRDAVQASELPMVEIHLSNVHRREDFRHFSYLSEVAIAVIVGAGVTGYRFGVEALHEHLST is encoded by the coding sequence ATGACGCCCACATCGCCCACCGCGCCTGCCCCGCGCATCCTGCTGCTGAACGGGCCGAACCTCAACATGCTCGGCACGCGTGAGCCACTCATCTATGGCACTCAGACGCTTGCCGACGTGGAGCGCCTTGTGACGTCGAGCGCGCACGAATTCGGCTACGAAGTGGATGCCCTGCAGAGCAACCACGAAGGCGAACTCATCGACGCCCTGCACAGGGCGCGAACCACCCACGTCGGCGTGCTGCTGAACGCTGGCGGGCTGACCCACACCTCGGTCTCGCTGCGCGACGCCGTGCAGGCCTCCGAGCTGCCGATGGTCGAGATCCATCTCTCCAACGTGCATCGGCGCGAGGACTTCCGTCACTTCTCGTACCTCTCAGAAGTGGCGATCGCCGTCATCGTCGGAGCCGGCGTGACGGGCTACCGCTTCGGCGTCGAGGCCCTCCACGAGCACCTGAGCACGTAG
- a CDS encoding DUF4190 domain-containing protein, with translation MSMETPPPRPPTPPVPPTSSVSPTVPTPSVPPGPPFGTQPPSPVPANQKYNVLAIVSLVSAFVLSLVAVITGHLALSQIKKTGEKGRGLALAGVILGYAGILAGIIVGIVLVVALATGAAVVKAGLDQSQALSSLIPTDLTLPTDDPSAGGSDASTQSVAEACTILNTQVSDSASALSNSFSSLQSDPAGAVNALQNLSTDFGTALGTITNPVVLQTASTAYGDLENLIADIQAYVADPSVGSSAIQVDGVAVQTSFTAIGAVCQ, from the coding sequence ATGAGCATGGAAACGCCTCCCCCTAGGCCCCCAACTCCGCCTGTGCCGCCGACCTCATCCGTATCGCCGACTGTGCCGACACCAAGCGTTCCGCCGGGCCCGCCATTCGGTACCCAACCGCCGAGCCCAGTGCCGGCGAACCAGAAGTACAACGTGCTGGCAATCGTCTCGCTGGTCAGTGCGTTCGTGCTCTCGCTCGTTGCCGTCATCACCGGTCACCTGGCGCTCAGCCAGATCAAGAAGACCGGCGAGAAGGGGCGTGGCCTTGCGCTTGCCGGGGTGATCCTCGGGTACGCGGGTATTCTCGCTGGCATCATCGTGGGGATCGTTCTCGTCGTCGCTCTGGCCACAGGGGCTGCCGTCGTCAAGGCGGGCCTCGACCAGAGCCAGGCCCTGTCGTCTCTGATCCCCACCGACCTGACGCTGCCCACCGACGACCCGAGCGCGGGTGGCTCCGACGCCTCCACCCAGTCCGTAGCCGAGGCCTGCACGATTCTGAACACACAGGTTTCCGATTCGGCGAGCGCACTCAGCAACAGCTTCTCGTCCCTGCAGTCCGACCCGGCTGGCGCGGTGAACGCCCTGCAGAATTTGTCGACCGACTTCGGCACCGCCCTCGGCACGATCACCAACCCCGTCGTGCTGCAGACGGCATCGACCGCCTACGGCGACCTCGAGAACCTCATTGCCGACATCCAGGCCTATGTCGCCGACCCGAGTGTCGGCAGCAGCGCGATCCAGGTCGATGGCGTCGCCGTCCAGACCTCCTTCACCGCCATCGGTGCGGTCTGCCAGTAG
- a CDS encoding FAS1-like dehydratase domain-containing protein — protein MPINPDLAGRVFEKTSPYLVGREKVREFARAVFSTSPLNFDVDAARAAGYSDVVAPPTFAVILQQLTLDQLLADPDAGIDFSRVVHGDQRFTQTRPIVAGDELTATLTIASVKTLGGNSMVTSESRIEDAAGAHVVTAISTLVVRGDE, from the coding sequence GTGCCAATCAACCCAGATCTCGCGGGCCGGGTGTTCGAGAAGACCTCCCCGTACCTCGTCGGGCGTGAGAAGGTCCGCGAGTTCGCTCGAGCGGTCTTCTCGACCAGCCCGCTCAACTTCGACGTCGACGCGGCCAGGGCGGCGGGGTACAGCGATGTGGTGGCTCCGCCCACCTTCGCTGTCATCCTGCAGCAGCTCACGCTCGATCAGCTGCTTGCCGACCCCGATGCCGGTATCGACTTCTCACGCGTGGTGCACGGCGACCAGCGGTTCACGCAGACGCGGCCGATCGTCGCCGGCGACGAACTCACGGCCACACTCACCATCGCCAGCGTCAAGACGCTCGGGGGCAACTCCATGGTCACCTCAGAATCACGCATCGAAGATGCGGCAGGCGCGCACGTTGTGACCGCAATCTCCACCCTCGTCGTCAGGGGTGACGAATGA
- a CDS encoding MaoC family dehydratase, with protein MSVITPADFAALAVGDVVAERQFTLTRDSLVRYAGASGDFNTIHYRDDIARSVGLEGVLAHGMLTMGFAIQPVLEWLGDPALIDDYQVRFTRPVYVDGETGAEVSVSAKIGQLDAEAGTARVDLVVTAAGQTVLGKSQIRIHAPVAALQAP; from the coding sequence ATGAGCGTCATCACCCCGGCCGATTTCGCCGCGCTCGCCGTGGGCGATGTCGTCGCAGAACGCCAGTTCACCCTCACCCGTGACTCGCTCGTGAGGTATGCCGGCGCGTCAGGCGACTTCAATACGATCCACTATCGCGATGACATTGCGAGGTCTGTCGGCCTCGAGGGCGTTCTCGCCCACGGCATGCTCACGATGGGCTTCGCGATCCAGCCCGTGCTCGAGTGGCTCGGTGACCCTGCGCTCATCGACGACTACCAGGTGCGCTTCACCCGCCCGGTCTACGTCGACGGCGAAACCGGTGCCGAGGTGTCGGTCTCGGCGAAGATCGGGCAGCTCGATGCCGAAGCCGGCACCGCCCGCGTCGACCTCGTCGTCACCGCGGCCGGCCAGACCGTGCTCGGCAAGTCCCAGATCCGCATCCACGCCCCGGTGGCAGCGCTTCAGGCCCCATGA
- a CDS encoding UDP-N-acetylmuramate dehydrogenase — protein MIEETTDTALAPLTTLRVGGVAARLVTASDRESLIEASLHAWHDGDEWMILGGGSNVVVSDDGFAGTVIRVASRGIIVTEAVPGDPPASVRLLVQAGEPWDDVVRYAVERGFSGIEALSGIPGSTGAAPIQNIGAYGQEIASSLTGVEFLDYDTEEVQWLGANELGFGYRTSVFKAGRRGVVLAVGLRLHVDAESSGSASASTATGAGPDSLGRPIEYGQLATALGVQPGDRVAVGLVRDAVLRLRASKGMILDASDPDSVSAGSFFTNPIVSEAFARTLPSDAPRWLVEPEAAPVVRALGEEPEPEVFSTHVTPPGGYPVKLSAAWLIEHAGIARGFAIPGSRAAISGKHTLALTNRGSATAAEIAELARFVQWRVQAEFGVNLSPEPVFVGFDAEQANDL, from the coding sequence ATGATCGAAGAAACCACCGACACCGCTCTCGCGCCGCTCACCACGCTGCGCGTCGGGGGGGTGGCTGCGCGGCTCGTGACGGCGTCTGACCGTGAGAGCCTCATCGAAGCGAGCCTTCATGCGTGGCACGACGGCGACGAGTGGATGATCCTCGGCGGCGGCTCGAACGTGGTCGTCTCCGACGACGGTTTCGCGGGCACGGTCATCCGCGTCGCCTCGCGCGGCATCATCGTGACCGAAGCGGTGCCGGGCGACCCGCCCGCGTCCGTTCGCCTGCTGGTGCAGGCGGGTGAACCGTGGGACGACGTCGTGCGCTACGCGGTCGAGCGCGGGTTCAGCGGAATCGAGGCGCTCTCGGGCATTCCCGGTTCGACGGGTGCCGCGCCGATCCAGAATATCGGCGCGTACGGCCAGGAGATCGCTTCATCCCTCACCGGCGTCGAGTTTCTCGACTACGACACCGAAGAGGTGCAGTGGCTCGGGGCGAACGAGCTGGGTTTCGGGTACCGCACGAGCGTCTTCAAGGCAGGCCGTCGTGGTGTCGTGCTCGCCGTCGGGCTGCGACTGCACGTCGACGCAGAATCGAGCGGGAGCGCGAGTGCCAGCACTGCCACCGGCGCCGGGCCAGACTCCCTCGGCCGGCCGATCGAGTACGGCCAGCTCGCAACCGCACTCGGCGTTCAGCCCGGCGATCGGGTCGCCGTGGGGCTGGTTCGTGACGCGGTGCTTCGACTCCGGGCATCCAAAGGCATGATTCTCGACGCGAGCGACCCCGATTCGGTCAGCGCCGGTTCGTTCTTCACCAACCCCATCGTGAGCGAGGCCTTCGCGCGCACGCTTCCCTCCGACGCGCCGCGCTGGCTGGTCGAGCCTGAGGCTGCTCCCGTCGTGAGGGCGCTGGGCGAGGAGCCGGAGCCTGAGGTCTTCAGCACCCATGTCACCCCACCGGGCGGCTACCCGGTGAAGCTCAGCGCTGCCTGGCTGATCGAGCACGCCGGAATCGCCCGCGGGTTCGCGATTCCCGGCTCCCGGGCGGCCATCTCGGGCAAACACACGCTCGCGCTGACGAACCGCGGCAGTGCGACGGCAGCCGAGATCGCCGAACTGGCGCGCTTTGTGCAGTGGCGGGTGCAGGCCGAGTTCGGTGTGAATCTCTCGCCCGAGCCGGTCTTTGTCGGGTTCGACGCCGAGCAGGCGAACGACCTGTAA
- a CDS encoding response regulator has protein sequence MIRVVVADDHPIVRAGVVALLESAVDVEVVGEAVNGLEAVVLALSLRPDLVVMDLRMPGLSGAEATARIVAESTGIRVLVLTTYETDDDILLAIEAGASGYLVKAAPPEEILAGVRAVAAGQTVLAPSIASLLVQRMREDRAPVPKLSARELDVLRLVAAGNSNPEIARTLVIGEATVKTHLQHTFEKLTVTDRTRAVTRAMELGLI, from the coding sequence GTGATCCGCGTGGTGGTCGCCGACGATCATCCGATCGTTCGTGCCGGGGTAGTGGCGCTTCTCGAATCAGCAGTCGACGTGGAGGTCGTCGGCGAAGCGGTGAATGGCCTCGAAGCCGTTGTGCTCGCGTTGAGCCTCAGGCCTGACCTCGTGGTCATGGACCTCCGAATGCCCGGGCTCAGCGGAGCCGAAGCAACGGCTCGCATCGTGGCGGAATCGACGGGCATCCGGGTGCTCGTATTGACGACCTATGAGACAGACGACGACATTCTGCTGGCGATCGAAGCGGGGGCCAGCGGATACCTGGTGAAGGCGGCGCCGCCAGAGGAGATCCTCGCGGGAGTGCGGGCCGTCGCAGCCGGTCAGACCGTGCTGGCGCCCTCGATCGCCTCCCTGCTCGTGCAGAGGATGCGCGAAGACCGCGCGCCTGTTCCGAAACTGAGCGCCCGGGAGCTCGACGTGCTCAGGCTCGTCGCGGCCGGCAACAGCAACCCCGAGATCGCCCGAACGCTGGTCATCGGCGAAGCGACGGTGAAGACGCACCTGCAGCACACCTTCGAGAAGCTGACCGTGACCGACCGCACGCGGGCCGTGACGCGGGCGATGGAGCTCGGGTTGATCTGA
- a CDS encoding sensor histidine kinase, translated as MNRFSWWHIAVGVTLAAMAAVAATDFAESPTTAIGAWVCLLVLALGYVLFGWRGFLLDDDECHRTSLRALGFPLLAIVCTSVGVGFNPSLATLQAITFPIIWFTVDPLRRAIVLNVILAVAVTLGFLFSTGTSPQAIVQAITIEAISLLFSLALGLWFSFALGQGQENTRLLAELQATQHELAVLNRDSGILSERERLAGEIHDTIAQSLTGLVMVAQRASRAVTDDQPSVKLDLTLIEDIAREALVETRALVAAGTPVAVDGGLPAALGRLNARFTRETGVTISLNTEGYHPEPNEVEVVLLRSAQEALANVRKHSHASRVVMRLTTTGSAGGHPSVALAPSDGVRHRIVLSVGDDGTGIDPSRPLDDGFGLSGMQQRLALLGGELAIGPSSQGGVELTVSLPSLAERVAS; from the coding sequence GTGAACAGATTCAGCTGGTGGCACATCGCGGTGGGGGTCACCCTCGCCGCGATGGCGGCCGTCGCTGCCACCGACTTCGCCGAATCTCCCACCACAGCGATCGGCGCCTGGGTCTGCCTGCTCGTACTCGCGCTCGGCTACGTTCTCTTCGGCTGGCGAGGGTTCCTCCTCGACGACGACGAGTGCCACCGCACCAGCCTCCGGGCGCTCGGCTTTCCCCTCCTGGCAATCGTCTGCACCAGCGTCGGCGTGGGGTTCAATCCATCCCTGGCCACCCTGCAGGCCATCACCTTCCCGATCATCTGGTTCACTGTCGACCCGCTTCGCCGCGCGATCGTGCTCAACGTCATTCTCGCCGTTGCCGTGACGCTCGGGTTTCTGTTCTCGACCGGCACCTCCCCGCAGGCCATCGTGCAGGCGATCACCATCGAAGCGATCTCCCTGCTCTTCAGCCTCGCCCTCGGTCTCTGGTTCTCGTTTGCACTGGGGCAGGGGCAGGAGAACACCCGACTCCTGGCCGAGCTCCAGGCGACCCAGCACGAGCTCGCGGTACTGAACCGCGACAGCGGCATTCTGAGCGAGCGCGAACGGCTGGCCGGCGAGATACACGACACGATCGCCCAGAGCCTCACCGGACTGGTGATGGTGGCCCAGCGCGCTTCGCGGGCGGTGACGGATGATCAGCCCTCCGTGAAGCTCGACCTGACCCTCATCGAAGACATCGCCCGCGAGGCACTCGTCGAAACCCGTGCGCTCGTCGCCGCCGGCACGCCCGTGGCGGTGGATGGCGGCCTGCCGGCCGCGCTCGGCCGCCTCAACGCCCGGTTCACCCGCGAGACGGGTGTCACCATCTCCCTGAATACCGAGGGGTACCACCCCGAACCGAACGAGGTCGAGGTGGTGCTGCTGAGATCGGCGCAGGAGGCGCTGGCGAACGTGCGGAAGCACTCCCACGCGTCGCGGGTGGTCATGCGTCTGACGACAACCGGAAGTGCGGGCGGCCACCCCTCTGTGGCGCTCGCGCCTTCGGACGGCGTGCGGCACCGGATCGTTCTCTCGGTCGGTGACGACGGAACGGGCATCGACCCCTCGCGCCCGCTCGACGACGGGTTCGGCCTGAGCGGCATGCAGCAGCGGCTTGCCCTGCTCGGCGGCGAACTCGCGATCGGGCCCTCCTCCCAGGGTGGGGTCGAACTGACGGTCTCCCTGCCGTCGCTCGCAGAGAGAGTGGCCTCGTGA
- a CDS encoding ABC transporter permease — translation MTTTTLRTPSARPGNPSFGLARTIRLGANRIGYETKVYFRQTDTLFFTFLFPVIMLSIFSVAFQGMGNIGTNPDGTGGISQAAFYLPGMIAAGILLSGVQNLGVDIAMERSDGTLKRLGGTPLPVLSYFFGKMGQVFVTSLLQIGLLLLVARFAFDVALPTDLAKWMTFAWVYLLGIATSAVLGIAISRLPRTGRSATAVIIPPVLILQFISGVYLQFALLPDWLQSVASLFPLKWMAQGMRAVFLPESFATVESGGAWNLAGVAIALLVWLVAGLVVCRVTFRWIRKDS, via the coding sequence ATGACCACCACAACGCTTCGCACCCCGAGCGCCAGACCCGGCAACCCGTCATTCGGCCTCGCGCGCACCATCCGCCTCGGCGCCAACCGAATCGGCTACGAGACGAAGGTCTACTTCCGCCAGACCGACACCCTCTTCTTCACCTTTCTCTTCCCGGTCATCATGCTCTCGATCTTCTCCGTGGCCTTCCAGGGCATGGGCAACATCGGCACCAACCCCGATGGCACCGGCGGCATCAGCCAGGCCGCGTTCTACCTGCCGGGAATGATCGCCGCGGGCATCCTGCTCAGTGGCGTTCAGAACCTCGGCGTCGACATCGCGATGGAACGCAGCGACGGCACCCTGAAACGACTCGGCGGCACACCCCTGCCAGTGCTCTCGTACTTCTTCGGCAAGATGGGCCAGGTCTTCGTGACGTCGTTGCTGCAGATCGGGCTGCTACTGCTGGTGGCCCGTTTCGCCTTCGACGTCGCGCTGCCCACCGACCTGGCCAAGTGGATGACCTTCGCCTGGGTCTATCTGCTCGGAATCGCCACCTCGGCGGTGCTGGGCATCGCCATCTCGAGGTTGCCCCGCACAGGCCGCAGCGCCACCGCCGTGATCATTCCGCCCGTGCTCATCCTGCAGTTCATCTCCGGGGTCTACCTGCAGTTCGCGCTGCTGCCGGACTGGCTGCAGAGCGTCGCCAGCCTCTTCCCTCTGAAGTGGATGGCACAGGGCATGCGGGCGGTCTTCCTGCCCGAATCGTTCGCCACCGTCGAGAGCGGCGGAGCCTGGAACCTGGCTGGCGTCGCCATTGCACTGCTGGTCTGGCTGGTCGCCGGGCTCGTGGTGTGCCGCGTGACGTTCCGCTGGATCCGCAAAGATAGCTGA
- a CDS encoding ABC transporter ATP-binding protein, with product MTSTDIAVSVQNLTKSYGAFAALDGVTFDIERGETFALLGPNGAGKSTTIEILEGYRDRSGGEARVLGVDPQHGGLEWKARLGIVLQSSGESGNVTVREQLTQFAGFYPNARSVNDVIAAVGLEEKAGTRIKNLSGGQRRRVDVALGVIGRPELLFLDEPTTGFDPEARRQFWELIHELKREGTTILLTTHYLDEAAQLSDRAAVVAGGKLIDIGPVGSLGSAEARVPIVRWLENGVSREVRSHDPGATVADLVRRIGEPQNLEVVRPSLEDIYLGLVADSGPASHGESSARVAANTLTTEAAIAGTSSKENGLA from the coding sequence ATGACTTCAACAGACATCGCCGTGAGCGTGCAGAACCTCACCAAGTCCTATGGAGCCTTCGCCGCGCTGGATGGGGTGACCTTCGACATCGAGCGAGGAGAGACCTTCGCGCTGCTGGGCCCGAACGGCGCAGGCAAGAGCACCACGATCGAGATTCTCGAGGGGTACCGTGACCGCAGCGGCGGTGAGGCGCGCGTGCTGGGGGTCGACCCGCAGCACGGCGGGCTCGAGTGGAAGGCCCGCCTGGGCATTGTGCTGCAGAGTTCAGGTGAGAGTGGAAACGTGACCGTGCGCGAGCAGCTCACCCAGTTCGCCGGCTTCTATCCGAACGCACGGAGCGTCAACGACGTCATCGCAGCCGTCGGGCTCGAAGAGAAGGCCGGCACCCGGATCAAGAACCTCTCGGGCGGCCAACGGCGAAGGGTCGACGTGGCGCTGGGTGTCATCGGCAGACCCGAATTGCTGTTTCTCGACGAACCCACCACAGGATTCGACCCGGAGGCGAGACGCCAGTTCTGGGAACTGATTCATGAGCTCAAACGGGAGGGAACGACCATCCTGCTGACGACGCACTACCTCGATGAAGCCGCCCAGCTGAGCGACCGGGCCGCCGTGGTGGCTGGCGGGAAGCTCATCGACATCGGGCCCGTCGGCTCCCTGGGCTCGGCTGAAGCGCGCGTACCCATTGTGCGTTGGCTCGAGAACGGCGTGTCGCGCGAAGTCCGGTCCCACGATCCGGGGGCGACGGTCGCCGACCTTGTGCGGCGCATCGGCGAACCCCAGAACCTCGAGGTCGTACGACCGAGCCTCGAAGACATCTATCTCGGACTGGTCGCCGACTCAGGCCCGGCCTCGCACGGCGAATCGTCGGCCAGGGTCGCGGCAAACACCCTCACCACCGAAGCCGCCATCGCCGGCACCTCCTCGAAGGAGAACGGACTCGCATGA